The following is a genomic window from Branchiostoma lanceolatum isolate klBraLanc5 chromosome 10, klBraLanc5.hap2, whole genome shotgun sequence.
CATTGTTGTTATTATGTTAAAATCATTGTATCTTCATTTGTGTACTTATACCTTACGAATGTCCCTAtacttttgctgtgtcaataCAATGGCGCAAATGGCgaggaaacaaacaagcaaacaaacagacaaacgtcACTCTGCACGGACGAACCAAGATCCACCACGCGCGTCGTGACGTCTTCTCGTCGTGAGTcactgacgtcatcacgtcGTGACGTCATCGCTCCAGACCCCCCCTTCCGGCAGTCCTTTTTCATTGAGTTGTCACAGATTAAGGACCGTAAGAAGATGTGTAAGGACCGGTGTAAGGAGATGTGTGTTGTGAGACTGTTATACGCGTTCTTGGTGTCGTCGTTGTTAGTCTGCCATGCAACCCGGGCGCAGGAACAGTGCTTCGCCGATGGGACAGCGGAGGGGGAGGAGGAATGTGGCTCTGCCTCACCTGGCCGGTCTCACCTGACCCCCCACGACGATCCCGTACCTGTCACAGATCCAGGTGTGCCACAGGAGACAGGTGAGTGTTCGAGTAGCGCCGTTAGATTTGCACGTAAGCTGTGAGAAAGCCATATGTTTATCAGGTATGCGCCATATGGAAAGGGCTTAAAACTTCACAGATATAGAACTTCTCAGAGCACGAGGGGAAGCGCAAATACCTTGTTCATGAAACATCGCAAGGCGTCTAGAACAACAAGTTTATCAAAACAGACTGTTAATCAACGTGACAAAATTAAAGTACAGGACGTGTAATCCCCTTAAGTTCTGTATACAGGCATATCGTAATCATATTGTTTATTGTCAAATGTATCATATTTTAGAAATGTACAAATCGTAAGGCTATACTTCAAAGGCTATTAGTAAGTTTGTAACTTAAGTAGACGATTGTAGCCATATACAATCAGGTGTGAGTTTACGCAAACTATACCATTTCTTATGAACTGACTAAATAGCCAGTACGTTAAGCCTGCACTTCCACCCCCAGCCGCTAGGGACTGTGTGGAACTTTACGAGCGCGGGTCCATCACCAACGGCGTGTACGTCATCAGGCCGCTCTCGTACCCAGGCGACCCGTTCCCAGTGTACTGTGACATGGAGAATAAGAACGGCGGTTGGACGACCGTTCAGCGGCGGCAAGACGGAACGGTGGGTGACGTCATGCATATCTAATTAATTGTCATCAAATAGATCACACAAAGACGTAACCTGGTGTCCAAACCTATTATCGGCTGCGTAGTCTCTTCGGtctgtcctctccgcaaatagacaAAAGAGACTccgcagctataataggtttgtaTACCAGGCTGTCATATGCACAGACGCACTACGTAGAAAGGCGTCTTATTCTTGAAGTCATTCCAACTTCAGTATAGAAGTTTAGCTCCGACTTAAAATAAACCTTAACTCCTTGCAACTACAGATCGTTAAAGATACCGATATCCATACTTACTGATACTTATCCTCTTTGTCCCTGGAGAGACATAAGGCCATGACCATCATCCATGGATTTCTTTgttaccagttttgtacagtatgtacaagctgcgtaagccTGGACTGTAAAATTTCAGTGATCCACTCACCCCAGGAAGAACCACCACTCTTTCCGATAAATGCGGCTGGATCTCATAAGTTATGTGCCCgagtgtggctgtcctcaaacatgcATGGGGCCTCCgactttacgtcccatccgatgGACGTCGACGCCTCTAACTGAGGCTAGGTAATAAAGTGTCACCTGACCATCGGTAAGGAAATAGgcgtaaagtgtctttcccaagggcacaacattgggtcCTGCTAGAGATTCTGACACAGAACCATaaaattctaagtcaacaatcctaactgtaagaccaccttgccaccttccAGGTGGATTTTAACCGGACCTGGGAGGAGTACGCGCGCGGGTTCGGTGACCTGGAGGGCGAGTTCTGGCTGGGGCTGGACAAGCTGCACGCGCTGACCAGCAGGGGGAAGTACATCCTGCATCTGGACTTCACGGACTGGGAGGGAAACAGCGCCTTCTCCGAGTACAGGTATCATCATGCCATAGTGGTAGCATGCATGGTTCATAGCCTCCTTTATAGGCCTTCTAGGCGACGCCCTGGAAACGGGAGGCCCAGCAAAAGAACCGTACCTGGCCCCgacaagttgaaaatcgcgatcAGCGCTAGCCTGCGCGCCGTCCTATTGCTatcggggctcctacactcgctaacctaaaatttttttttttttaggataGCGAGCGTAGGAGCcctcggtagaaataggatggcacccaggctaattcaGCGCTCCCCCAGGGCAAAAttaaacgccggcgccgcccagaaggcctgcaaaggagacCATCTGGCTGCTAGACGCCTTGAGTTCGAAATCtgactgtgtcgctcacccgacatgcacgctacgccgtggtccactgtttataATGTGCTTGTcgaaagagctaggggaatttccccggtaaaatgaacctgtaaatactgcacataTATATCTTCTCTGTCAAGACCAGTGAAAGAATAGTCTAGCTCCTTTGGCTGAAATATGTTTGATACGACTTTCGAAAACTTTGCTTGAATATTTGTTTTCGTGCTGATCCAAGCTTGATCGATATCACTTTCATCACTTTCCCTGTACAGGAGCTTCCGTGTAGGCGGGGAGGAGGACGACTACACCTTACACCTGTCCGGGTACTTCACAGGGAGCACTGCGGGGGACGCCATGTTACGCCCCGTCCCACTGGACGGCATGAAGTTCACCACACGCGACAGGTGAGTTACCTGAGGTCAGATTTATTACCGGTGGTACTGAGGTGCCTGTGATACTGCAGTATCAGTGATAATGTGGTATTGTGGTACCAGTGGTACTGCTGTTTCGGTGGTACCGGTGGTTCCCTCGTAATGTGGTGATGATGGTACTATCGTGCCGGCGTTGCTGTTGTACCGGTGGTACTGTGGTGACGGCGGTGCTTTTGAGTCGGTGGTGATGAGTGCGGCTGTAACTGTGCATTGAAGTTTGGCGGTGGCGGCTGGTGGTACCGCGGTAGCAATAGTACTGTGGTGCCGGTGGTACTGTGGTACCTTTGGTACTGATAACTGTGATCTTCCCTGCAGGGTTAATGATGCGTGTGGCTGTTACTGCGGGGAGAAGTTTGGAGATGGCGGCTGGTTGTACCGTGGTAGCAGTACTGCTATGGTACTGGTGGTACTGTGGTACCGGTGGTACTGATGACTGTTTTCTCTCCCCGGCATGGATAATGACGAGTGTGACTGTAACTGCGCGGAGAAGTTTGGAGGTGATGGCTGGTGGTACCGTGGTAGCATTACTACTGTGGTACCGGAAACAGTGGTACTTATTGTTGTTCTCTCCCCTGCAGGGACAATGATGAGTGCGACTGTAACTGCGCGGAGAAGTTCGGCGGAGGCGGCTGGTGGTACCGTGGTAGCAGTACTACTGTGGTACCGGCGGTACTGTGGTACTGGTGATACTAATAACTGCTCTCTCTCCTGCAGAGACAATGACGAGTGCGGCTGTAACTGCGCGGAGAAGTTCGGCGGTGGCGGCTGGTGGTACTGTAGGGCAGTGGTATTCACGGTGGTACCGGCGGTACTGTGGTACTGGTGATACTAATAACTGAGCTCTCTCCTGCAGGGATAATGACGAGTGCGGCTGCAACTGCGCGGAGAAGTTCGGCGGTGGCGGCTGGTGGTACTGGCGCTGCGGAGACTCCTTCCTGAACGGGAAGTACCACGACTCGCACAAGTGCAAGACCAAGCAGGGCATCGCCTGGGGCGCCTGGAAACAGTCCTTCAAATACTCGCTCAAGGCAGTCAGCATGAAGATCAGACTTATAGACCTCTGACGTCACGGGCGCCTGGAAACAGTCCTTTGGACACTTTCTCAAGGCAGTCAGCACAGATAAGAGACTTAGATAGATATCTGACGTCACTGAATGCAATCAGTGAGTTTAGTTTATGTAATTACATGGTGACGGTTATGATATAGACCACAAAAAATTGACTGTATAACAAACCCACGTCACCTTTAGATTTACAATTGAAACCTCGTGTTTCTCATTTCCAAAAATACGAAATCCTTTAATTTCACTTCGTTGATGAAAAATGTCACAATATAATTTATTGTCTATCTGCAATGTAAAGCTTTGGAAAAAATGGTTTATAAATGTATTAGTAGATTTAACTGGCTAGTACTAGTGTTATCAAGATTGCATTATTTCTGTTTTAGGCCTGTAGAATATAACATGTTAACAATACATTTTCAAAGAATCGTTGTATACATTTTTCTGTGGAAGGCACACAGAATCTGGAACTCAAGTCACTTGTTTGTGAGCTTTCAAAGGCGTTACTGATCATGTAACAGTTGGGTTCAAGCGCCCCCACTGACCAGTCTAATAGGACCTAATAGGtgcggaccttttagcctagcggttattATGGCGTGCGGTCTGTGCACTAGCGGgcccccgggagccaggagagtGTGCTACTGACCTCTTGTGTTTCACTGTCTGATGTAAGGGTACCGGTGCACATTAGCTTGGAACCTTCTTTGtaattaacaaaaaaaataaaggtTATTTCTTCTATATTTCACAGATAGAAATGCACATTAAACACTATCTAtttactttatttattcatttcatttcacaacACAACTGGGAACCCCCGTATAACGCAGCATTAGTtaatttccaagggagcccagtatacataatatatatttctaatACAACGTGTACAGCTCTGTCACGTAGGACCGTGAGAACTTTGTAACGAAAGCCACCTGTGTAAGGCTTGAGTTGGATCGAGAGACAGGTTGTtatctgtatactagtaatcaCCACCCAAACGTCACTTGCCATGACGTGTGCAAGACAGTTATCTGTCTATAATCACTACAAGAAGGTCACTGAACTTGACGTTGCAGGCTCAGTTCTGGGGGGCTTGTTTACCGTATGGTGTGCCGTGCATCTTAGTTACGTGACTTACGTTGTTACAATGCATTCACTCATTTTATGATTCTTTTATTTGATGACCTTTGATCATATGAATGCATCATGCACAAATAAAACCACCTTAGGTTGATAGTGCATTCAAAGCCTGTAACGCCAAAAATAAGGGaatttccaagcagacgttggggaAGGCTAAAACGTTGTGTTTTCCTAGCTGTCCGTTTCTGTGACAAAGCCTCCCccacaatatctgcttggagatttccgGAAACTACATGCCTTTGAAAACCTTTGAAACACCCCCTTTTTATCGTGAATGGTATCGCCTGATCTCGTTTTTCTCGCGACAGTCACTCCTAACTATCTGCGCATGCGCAAGATTCTGTTTGCGAAAATGGGGAAGATCACTGAAGATGGCGGTGAATAGCGAATCAGAAGGTAATCTTTCTCGTTCTTTCCTGTGATTTATGCCAAGCCGTTGCGGGACACTGTTAAGAAAGGGACGATCTGTTCATAACGTCTGTATTTTCGGCGTCAATGAGTGAAAACCTGCTCGTTTTGGGACGAAACCTCCGTATGAACATCTCCGACAGAAATCGCGGAGTCAGGCACTTTCGGCAACTACTTGTCGATTCCGCAAACACAAAGGCGGTGGAATAAATGATGACAAATTTTAATGTTTCCACGTCTTCCTACAAATGTTCCAAGCGAGTAGGTAGGATATGATCGCATCTTGTGGTTTGAGGTTAGCGTGTTGTGATCGTTCGTTCCATCGTGAGCGATCGACTGACATGTTGATATACATAATACCAAATATAGTCTTATTTTTCTCCGCCTTATAAATATTCCCGATTTCCTTTCCTGTCGCCAGGCGCCACGGAGAAAGACGACAAGGACGGGGTGGCTCCCCGACCCACCAAGCTGCCCGACAAGCTCGAGGCCCTGCCCAAGCCGTCGGCCTTCCCTCGCGTCCGTCACCGATGGAACACCAACGAGGTGCGTGTGTGGGGTGGGCGGGTCCCCGAACCCAGAAAACGtgacgaaaataaaacaaaaacatcgcCACCTCTGCGTGAACCTTCTGGACCACGCTGGAGTCAC
Proteins encoded in this region:
- the LOC136443843 gene encoding angiopoietin-2-like, producing MCKDRCKEMCVVRLLYAFLVSSLLVCHATRAQEQCFADGTAEGEEECGSASPGRSHLTPHDDPVPVTDPGVPQETAARDCVELYERGSITNGVYVIRPLSYPGDPFPVYCDMENKNGGWTTVQRRQDGTVDFNRTWEEYARGFGDLEGEFWLGLDKLHALTSRGKYILHLDFTDWEGNSAFSEYRSFRVGGEEDDYTLHLSGYFTGSTAGDAMLRPVPLDGMKFTTRDRDNDECGCNCAEKFGGGGWWYWRCGDSFLNGKYHDSHKCKTKQGIAWGAWKQSFKYSLKAVSMKIRLIDL